In a genomic window of Halobiforma lacisalsi AJ5:
- a CDS encoding HVO_0234 family beta-propeller protein produces the protein MLSIEEKRVYDERRTVTEAYVSSAMGVVQVRIAGDTVGEFTLCERCDARDVAAAGGQVAIATGEDVLVLEGVEDGAGAEGADPDPDPDFAETGFGPAVAVGYDGTALLAASPDGRVARRPPGEDWVTVENAAEDGPVEDVRAIDGDLVGTDAGVYRVHDGALDHAGLTEVRDVAAAGEGAPLAATDEGLYKLGNGWMEIFEGPFDAVDIDPRSSPGSIERAHAVAGDRLYAFEDGEWAETDAGAERIVGVAYGDRVYAVTEAGTVRVAGPESEAPYPEEGDTDSWRDRSIGVRDVTGLAVR, from the coding sequence ATGCTCTCTATCGAGGAAAAGCGCGTCTACGACGAGCGCAGAACGGTGACGGAGGCGTACGTCTCGAGCGCGATGGGGGTCGTCCAGGTCCGGATCGCGGGCGACACCGTCGGCGAGTTCACGCTGTGTGAACGCTGCGACGCCCGGGACGTCGCCGCGGCCGGGGGCCAGGTGGCGATCGCCACGGGGGAAGACGTCCTCGTGCTCGAGGGTGTCGAGGACGGGGCCGGAGCGGAGGGAGCCGACCCGGATCCCGACCCCGACTTCGCCGAAACCGGCTTCGGCCCCGCCGTCGCCGTCGGCTACGACGGCACGGCGCTGCTCGCGGCGAGCCCCGACGGCCGCGTCGCACGGCGGCCGCCGGGGGAGGACTGGGTCACCGTCGAGAACGCCGCCGAGGACGGACCGGTCGAGGACGTCCGTGCCATCGACGGCGACCTCGTCGGGACCGACGCCGGCGTCTACCGCGTCCACGACGGCGCGCTCGACCACGCCGGGCTCACGGAGGTCCGCGACGTCGCCGCGGCCGGCGAGGGCGCGCCGCTGGCCGCGACCGACGAGGGGCTGTACAAGCTCGGCAACGGCTGGATGGAGATCTTCGAGGGGCCGTTCGACGCCGTCGACATCGACCCCCGCTCGAGTCCGGGGTCGATCGAACGCGCCCACGCGGTCGCCGGCGACAGGCTCTATGCGTTCGAGGACGGCGAGTGGGCGGAAACCGACGCGGGAGCGGAACGGATCGTCGGCGTCGCCTACGGGGATCGGGTCTACGCCGTCACCGAAGCGGGGACGGTCCGCGTCGCGGGGCCGGAGTCGGAAGCGCCGTATCCCGAGGAGGGCGACACCGATAGCTGGCGCGACCGCTCGATCGGCGTCCGCGACGTGACCGGACTGGCAGTTCGGTGA
- the glmM gene encoding phosphoglucosamine mutase, producing the protein MEVFGSSGTRGVANDELTPAFVLRVAKAAGTAWGVDRVAIARDTRYTGRMLADAVASGLASTGTDVDRLGVVPTPGAQFYAEREGVPVIVVTASHNPPQYNGIKLVGSDGVELAVSDLERIEEALLAESYADAPWDETGRVREVEGVTADYVDALLAAVDRETIADADLTVALDPGHGAGALTSPEFFRELGCRVVTVNGQPDGHFPGRDPEPVPENLEDLGRLVRATDADVGIAHDGDADRAIFFDENGEYVEGDATLAALAAAELEEGDTTVSAVNVSQRLVDVVDDVGADLELTPIGSTNIITRIEELEANGRRVPIAGEGNGGIFFPGYRLSRDGAFTAARFLELVAERPVSEIAAPYDDYANVRRNIEYESTAERDAMLDAAANHAHSADADLNTRDGYRLDYGDAWVLARPSGTEPLVRIYAEARDVDRANGLAEEMYETLLDARDEA; encoded by the coding sequence ATGGAAGTGTTCGGATCCAGCGGGACGCGGGGCGTCGCCAACGACGAACTGACGCCCGCGTTCGTCCTGCGCGTCGCGAAAGCGGCAGGGACGGCCTGGGGGGTCGACCGGGTTGCCATCGCGCGAGACACGCGCTACACCGGGCGCATGCTCGCCGACGCGGTCGCGAGCGGCCTGGCCAGTACGGGTACCGACGTCGATCGCCTCGGGGTCGTCCCCACGCCGGGGGCACAGTTCTACGCGGAACGCGAGGGCGTGCCGGTCATCGTCGTCACGGCCTCGCACAACCCGCCGCAGTACAACGGCATCAAACTCGTCGGCAGCGACGGGGTCGAACTCGCCGTCTCCGACCTCGAGCGCATCGAGGAGGCGCTGCTCGCGGAGAGCTACGCCGACGCGCCCTGGGACGAGACGGGCCGCGTCCGCGAGGTCGAGGGCGTCACCGCCGACTACGTCGACGCCCTGCTCGCGGCCGTCGACCGGGAGACGATCGCCGACGCCGACCTGACGGTCGCGCTCGATCCCGGCCACGGCGCCGGCGCGCTCACGAGCCCGGAGTTCTTCCGCGAACTCGGCTGTCGCGTCGTCACCGTCAACGGCCAGCCCGACGGCCACTTCCCCGGACGCGACCCCGAACCCGTCCCCGAGAACCTCGAGGATCTGGGACGACTGGTCCGGGCCACCGACGCGGACGTCGGCATCGCCCACGACGGCGACGCCGACCGCGCGATCTTCTTCGACGAGAACGGCGAGTACGTCGAGGGCGACGCCACCCTCGCCGCCCTCGCCGCCGCGGAACTCGAGGAGGGCGATACCACGGTATCGGCGGTCAACGTCTCCCAGCGGCTCGTCGACGTCGTCGACGACGTCGGTGCCGACCTCGAGTTGACGCCGATCGGCTCGACGAACATCATCACGCGGATCGAGGAACTCGAGGCCAACGGCCGGCGGGTCCCGATCGCGGGCGAGGGCAACGGCGGGATCTTCTTCCCCGGGTACCGGCTCTCGCGGGACGGGGCGTTCACCGCCGCCCGGTTCCTCGAACTCGTCGCGGAACGCCCGGTCAGCGAGATCGCCGCGCCGTACGACGACTACGCCAACGTCCGGCGCAACATCGAGTACGAGTCGACGGCCGAACGCGACGCGATGCTCGACGCCGCGGCCAACCACGCCCATTCGGCCGACGCCGACCTCAACACGCGCGACGGCTACCGCCTGGACTACGGCGACGCGTGGGTGCTTGCCCGTCCCTCCGGTACCGAACCGCTCGTCCGGATCTACGCCGAGGCTCGCGACGTCGACCGCGCGAACGGGCTGGCCGAGGAGATGTACGAGACGCTGCTCGACGCGAGAGACGAGGCCTGA
- a CDS encoding HPP family protein has translation MDDRTGTTLHTGLLLSTTAVVAWLSGLPMLFPSLGPSAFVLAMFQDSDATSPRRVLGGHAIGVVAGLAAYHLLAPGLAMTATTAPGSLAGLRLAASGVVATTLTAGGMLATDTRHPPACATTLIVSLGLLSTVLEGALIVLAVAVLLAAHRLLLATERLGARYGERLRS, from the coding sequence ATGGACGACCGGACGGGGACGACGCTACACACCGGCCTCCTGCTCTCGACGACGGCCGTCGTGGCGTGGCTGTCGGGGCTCCCGATGCTCTTCCCCAGCCTCGGCCCGTCCGCGTTCGTACTCGCCATGTTCCAGGACAGCGACGCGACCTCGCCCCGGCGGGTGCTCGGCGGCCACGCGATCGGCGTCGTCGCCGGACTCGCCGCCTACCACCTGCTCGCACCGGGACTCGCGATGACGGCGACGACCGCTCCCGGCTCGCTCGCGGGGCTCCGACTCGCGGCCAGCGGCGTGGTGGCGACGACGCTGACCGCCGGCGGGATGCTCGCGACCGACACCCGCCACCCGCCGGCCTGCGCGACGACGCTGATCGTCTCGCTGGGACTGCTCTCGACGGTCCTCGAGGGTGCGTTGATCGTCCTCGCCGTGGCGGTGCTGCTCGCTGCACACCGGCTGTTGCTGGCGACCGAGCGGTTGGGGGCACGGTACGGCGAGCGGCTCCGGTCCTGA
- a CDS encoding universal stress protein: MSRHLLVPMDDSETARRALEHALEVFPDAEITVVHAVDDLEAAYGGGPAIPDAGGREDEPDFFADVRDLAAARGHGGDVETAVVEGTPADAVLEHAREGDADAIVMGSEGRSGVSRVLLGSVAEAVTRRASIPVTIVP, from the coding sequence ATGTCCAGACACCTACTCGTCCCGATGGACGACTCCGAAACCGCTCGGCGCGCCCTCGAGCACGCGCTCGAGGTCTTTCCGGACGCCGAGATCACGGTCGTCCACGCGGTCGACGACCTCGAGGCGGCCTACGGCGGCGGGCCGGCGATCCCCGACGCGGGCGGCCGCGAGGACGAACCCGACTTCTTCGCCGACGTCCGCGACCTCGCCGCCGCTCGCGGCCACGGCGGGGACGTGGAGACGGCGGTCGTCGAGGGAACCCCAGCCGACGCCGTCCTCGAGCACGCCCGGGAGGGAGACGCCGACGCGATCGTCATGGGCAGCGAGGGTCGGTCGGGCGTCTCGCGCGTGTTGCTCGGCAGCGTCGCGGAGGCGGTGACCCGCCGGGCGTCGATTCCCGTGACGATCGTTCCGTAA
- a CDS encoding DUF7118 family protein has product MSERARSRGDSRAGSAVDNGTTPLEALEAARDRYERIQDRIDDEGEETVERVADAYRSATDLLESYVDRATGTGRENFKAYVELEGQFATLVENLPDDLRNRDAFEDALDAIDKRRLSESDFENAHAALEPAARYDELLGDREDARERIADARTAAARRRRELGDEIADRERLLELADADLDAPVERLREPIEAYNEAIRDRFGSYRLEASAREVFELLDRSRWYPFVGYELPPADLREYVADSPDGKHTIPELLEYAEYSRSKLDHYVADADVLKRRVATQRTFLDGIDAAPLTIEWPPGPAGELRRRAREYRPFVDRVADEETVARLREVRRLTADPDYDRLQTAAEAVAQLSAEERERVADGRVAEELEALREERRRLEAALEVEDPI; this is encoded by the coding sequence ATGAGCGAACGCGCCCGTAGCCGCGGCGATTCGAGGGCCGGTTCCGCAGTCGACAACGGCACCACCCCGCTCGAGGCCCTCGAGGCCGCCCGCGACCGGTACGAGCGGATCCAGGACCGGATCGACGACGAGGGGGAGGAAACCGTCGAACGGGTCGCCGACGCCTACCGCTCGGCGACCGACCTCCTCGAGTCCTACGTCGATCGGGCGACGGGAACCGGCCGGGAGAACTTCAAGGCCTACGTCGAACTCGAGGGGCAGTTCGCGACGCTCGTCGAGAACCTGCCGGACGACCTCCGGAACCGGGACGCCTTCGAGGACGCCTTAGACGCCATCGACAAGCGCCGGCTCAGCGAGTCGGACTTCGAGAACGCCCACGCAGCCCTCGAGCCGGCGGCCCGGTACGACGAACTCCTGGGGGACCGGGAGGACGCCCGCGAACGGATCGCCGACGCTCGCACGGCCGCGGCGCGTCGACGCCGGGAACTCGGCGACGAGATCGCCGACCGCGAGCGGCTGCTCGAGCTCGCGGACGCGGACCTGGACGCGCCCGTCGAGCGGTTGCGGGAGCCGATCGAGGCGTACAACGAGGCGATTCGCGACCGGTTCGGGTCCTATCGACTCGAGGCGTCGGCTCGCGAGGTCTTCGAACTCCTCGATCGCAGCCGGTGGTACCCCTTCGTCGGCTACGAACTGCCGCCAGCGGACCTCCGAGAGTACGTCGCGGACAGCCCCGACGGGAAGCACACGATCCCGGAACTGCTCGAGTACGCCGAGTACTCGCGGTCGAAACTGGACCACTACGTCGCGGATGCGGACGTACTCAAACGACGGGTTGCGACCCAGCGGACCTTCCTCGACGGGATCGACGCCGCCCCGCTGACGATCGAGTGGCCGCCCGGCCCCGCCGGCGAACTCCGGCGTCGGGCGCGGGAGTACCGGCCGTTCGTCGACCGCGTCGCCGACGAGGAGACCGTCGCGCGCCTGCGGGAGGTTCGTCGGCTAACGGCCGACCCCGACTACGACCGGCTCCAGACCGCCGCCGAGGCCGTCGCACAGCTCTCGGCCGAGGAACGCGAGCGGGTCGCCGACGGCCGCGTTGCGGAGGAACTCGAGGCCTTGCGTGAGGAGCGCCGGCGGCTGGAGGCCGCCCTCGAGGTCGAAGATCCGATCTGA
- the hisI gene encoding phosphoribosyl-AMP cyclohydrolase, with translation MDDGIAVDFGEDGLVPAVAQDAETGEVLMLAYVSPEALERTRETGRAHYYSRSRDELWEKGATSGHVQGVEEIRVDCDADTLLYLVDQEGGACHTGHRSCFYRTIEGENVGEQVFDPDAVYDDDNE, from the coding sequence ATGGACGACGGCATTGCGGTCGACTTCGGCGAGGACGGACTCGTCCCCGCCGTCGCACAGGACGCCGAGACGGGCGAGGTGCTCATGCTCGCCTACGTCTCGCCCGAGGCCCTCGAGCGAACCCGCGAGACCGGCCGCGCTCACTACTACTCCCGGAGCCGAGACGAGCTGTGGGAGAAGGGCGCGACCAGCGGCCACGTCCAGGGGGTCGAAGAGATCCGCGTCGACTGCGACGCCGACACCCTCCTCTATCTCGTCGACCAGGAAGGCGGCGCGTGTCACACCGGCCACCGGTCGTGTTTCTACCGGACGATCGAGGGTGAGAACGTCGGCGAGCAGGTGTTCGATCCCGACGCGGTGTACGACGACGACAACGAATGA
- a CDS encoding SHOCT domain-containing protein yields the protein MTDSNPLLRTIVVVLLAVLAIPLVMMLVAMPFAGAMHAGSGTGTGMWSGGMGTTGWLWMSAVPLLLLLLLGYGAIRLLGGDDGDAALEELRRAYARGDLTDEEYETRRQRLEAESNEP from the coding sequence ATGACTGACTCGAATCCGCTGCTCCGAACGATCGTCGTCGTACTCCTGGCGGTGCTCGCGATCCCGCTCGTGATGATGCTCGTCGCGATGCCGTTCGCCGGGGCGATGCACGCCGGCAGCGGTACCGGTACCGGCATGTGGTCCGGCGGGATGGGAACGACCGGCTGGCTGTGGATGAGCGCGGTCCCGTTGCTCTTGCTCCTCCTGCTGGGCTACGGGGCGATCCGGTTGCTCGGCGGCGACGACGGCGACGCAGCTCTCGAGGAACTCCGCCGGGCGTACGCCCGCGGCGACCTTACCGACGAGGAGTACGAGACACGGCGACAGCGTCTCGAGGCGGAGTCCAACGAGCCCTGA
- the serA gene encoding phosphoglycerate dehydrogenase, with protein MKVLVTDPIADAGLDVLRDAGHEVETGYELEGEDLLEAVSDAHGLIVRSGTEVTEEVLEAAEELVIVGRAGIGVDNIDIDAATDKGVIVANAPQGNVRAAAEHTVAMTFAVARSIPQAHVRLTAGEWAKSDYLGAELDGKTLGVVGLGRVGQEVAKKLDSLGMDIVAFDPYISEERATRLGAELVDLEDCLSRADFLTIHTPLTPETEGMIGEEELDMLEDGYLVNVGRGGIVQEDALAAKVEDGTLAGAALDVFAEEPLPEDSPLLEHDDIIVTPHLGASTEAAQENVATSTADQVVAAFEGEPVANALNAPSIDESAFPRLEPYIEIAETAGKVAAQLLDGRIEEVEITYEGDIADEDVEFVTASALKGVFEPLEWQVNAVNAPQIAEDRGVDVTESKTRQAEDFQSLISVAVSDGEEELAVDGTLFAGDDPRIVRIDGYRVDAIPHGKMVVTRNTDEPGVIGLIGSVMGEHGVNIAGMFNAREAHGGEALTVYNVDTEVPDEAKAELNEDDRIIGVNYITLNGQA; from the coding sequence ATGAAGGTACTCGTTACGGACCCGATCGCCGACGCGGGTCTGGACGTCCTGCGAGACGCCGGTCACGAGGTCGAAACGGGGTACGAACTCGAGGGCGAGGACCTCCTCGAGGCAGTATCCGACGCCCACGGACTGATCGTCCGCTCGGGCACCGAAGTCACCGAGGAGGTACTCGAGGCCGCCGAGGAACTGGTCATCGTCGGTCGCGCGGGGATCGGCGTCGACAACATCGACATCGACGCCGCTACCGACAAGGGGGTCATCGTCGCCAACGCGCCACAGGGGAACGTCCGCGCGGCGGCCGAACACACCGTCGCGATGACCTTCGCCGTCGCGCGCTCGATCCCACAGGCCCACGTCAGGCTCACGGCCGGCGAGTGGGCGAAAAGCGACTACCTCGGGGCCGAACTCGACGGGAAGACGCTGGGCGTCGTCGGTCTCGGCCGGGTCGGCCAGGAAGTGGCGAAGAAACTCGACTCGCTCGGGATGGACATCGTCGCCTTCGACCCCTACATCTCCGAGGAACGGGCCACCCGCCTCGGCGCCGAACTCGTCGATCTCGAGGACTGTCTTTCCCGCGCCGACTTCCTCACGATCCACACGCCGCTGACTCCCGAGACCGAGGGCATGATCGGCGAGGAGGAACTCGACATGCTCGAGGACGGCTACCTCGTCAACGTCGGCCGCGGCGGGATCGTCCAGGAGGACGCCCTCGCGGCGAAAGTCGAGGACGGCACCCTCGCCGGTGCGGCGCTGGACGTCTTCGCCGAGGAACCCCTGCCCGAAGACTCGCCGTTGCTCGAACACGACGACATCATCGTCACGCCCCACCTCGGCGCCTCGACGGAGGCCGCCCAGGAGAACGTCGCGACCTCGACCGCCGATCAGGTGGTGGCCGCCTTCGAGGGTGAGCCGGTCGCGAACGCGCTGAACGCGCCCTCGATCGACGAGAGCGCGTTCCCGCGCCTCGAGCCGTACATCGAGATCGCCGAGACCGCCGGCAAGGTCGCCGCCCAGTTGCTCGACGGCCGCATCGAGGAAGTCGAGATCACCTACGAAGGCGACATCGCCGACGAGGACGTCGAGTTCGTCACCGCCTCCGCCCTGAAGGGCGTCTTCGAACCGCTCGAGTGGCAGGTCAACGCCGTCAACGCGCCCCAGATCGCGGAGGACCGCGGAGTCGACGTCACCGAGTCCAAGACCCGACAGGCCGAGGACTTCCAGAGCCTGATCTCGGTGGCAGTCAGCGACGGCGAGGAGGAACTCGCGGTCGACGGCACGCTGTTCGCCGGCGACGACCCGCGCATCGTCCGGATCGACGGCTACCGCGTCGACGCCATTCCCCACGGGAAGATGGTCGTCACCCGGAACACCGACGAACCCGGCGTCATCGGCCTCATTGGCAGCGTCATGGGCGAACACGGCGTCAACATCGCGGGGATGTTCAACGCCCGCGAGGCTCACGGCGGCGAGGCACTGACCGTCTACAACGTCGACACGGAAGTCCCCGACGAGGCCAAAGCGGAGTTGAACGAGGACGACCGGATCATCGGCGTCAACTACATCACGCTGAACGGCCAGGCCTGA
- a CDS encoding DMT family transporter → MTGPLALALGIESSATLEVLALALLPAILWGLAPIFDKRGMAAGGGSVQASLVVVVVDSSIYWLVIALLYGRSAFTGLTLETAAVFAFAGVIGTALGRITIFVGVDKVGASLNSTILSTRPLFATLIALLFLNEPLGPVTGVGVVILVAGLASLTASQGGDLSGWQPRELLWPIAAAVTFAVANVARRYGMLETPLSALEAVTINETAGLIALVAYVAAVGGRDVLEKPRASYRYFAGSGLLTTAAMLSLMAALGLEEGRIAMVDPLVATAPLFTLVFAAVLLRDLERVTRGVVGGAVLVVIGAALITL, encoded by the coding sequence ATGACCGGCCCCCTCGCGCTCGCCCTCGGGATCGAATCGAGCGCGACCCTCGAAGTTCTCGCGCTCGCCCTGCTCCCGGCGATCCTGTGGGGGCTGGCTCCGATCTTCGACAAGCGCGGGATGGCCGCTGGCGGCGGCTCGGTCCAGGCGTCGCTTGTCGTCGTGGTCGTCGACTCGTCGATCTACTGGCTCGTCATCGCGCTCCTCTACGGCCGGTCGGCGTTTACGGGCCTGACTCTCGAGACGGCTGCCGTCTTCGCGTTCGCGGGCGTGATCGGCACTGCGCTGGGCCGAATCACCATCTTCGTCGGCGTCGACAAGGTCGGCGCGAGCCTCAACAGCACGATCCTGAGCACGCGCCCGCTGTTCGCGACCCTGATCGCGCTGCTGTTCCTGAACGAACCGCTCGGCCCGGTCACCGGCGTCGGCGTCGTGATCCTCGTCGCCGGCCTCGCCTCGCTGACGGCCTCGCAGGGCGGCGACCTCTCGGGGTGGCAGCCCCGCGAGTTGCTGTGGCCGATCGCCGCCGCGGTCACCTTCGCCGTCGCGAACGTCGCCCGCCGGTACGGGATGCTCGAGACGCCGCTGTCGGCGCTCGAGGCCGTGACGATCAACGAGACCGCGGGACTGATCGCGCTCGTCGCCTACGTGGCCGCCGTCGGCGGCCGCGACGTCCTCGAGAAGCCCCGCGCCTCCTACCGCTACTTCGCCGGGAGCGGCCTCCTGACGACCGCAGCGATGCTCTCGCTGATGGCCGCGCTCGGCCTCGAGGAGGGCCGGATCGCGATGGTCGACCCACTGGTCGCGACCGCGCCGCTGTTTACGCTCGTGTTCGCCGCGGTGCTGTTGCGCGACCTCGAGCGGGTGACCAGGGGCGTCGTCGGCGGCGCGGTGCTGGTCGTGATCGGTGCGGCGCTGATCACGCTCTGA
- a CDS encoding universal stress protein, with protein MYDRILLPTDAEKGTEQAIEHAIAVADHADAELHLLYVVDSDVYGSYTGDEYVHEFEGLESALEQEGEDALEAAAESAREAGLESTTVVRHGSPHEVIIDYAEEADVDLIVMGSKERSGEYRRLLGSVTDRVARLASRPVTIVKTPVEE; from the coding sequence ATGTACGACCGCATCCTGCTCCCGACGGACGCCGAGAAGGGGACCGAACAGGCGATCGAACACGCCATCGCCGTCGCGGACCACGCCGATGCGGAACTGCACCTGCTGTACGTCGTCGACAGCGACGTCTACGGCTCCTACACCGGCGACGAGTACGTTCACGAGTTCGAGGGCCTCGAGTCCGCCCTCGAGCAGGAGGGCGAGGACGCGCTCGAAGCGGCCGCGGAATCGGCCCGGGAGGCCGGCCTCGAGTCGACGACGGTCGTGCGCCACGGCTCGCCCCACGAGGTGATCATCGACTACGCCGAGGAGGCCGACGTCGACCTGATCGTCATGGGGTCGAAGGAGCGCTCGGGCGAGTACCGCCGGTTGCTCGGCAGCGTCACCGACCGCGTTGCGCGACTGGCCTCGCGTCCGGTGACGATCGTCAAGACGCCGGTCGAGGAATAA
- a CDS encoding cyclase family protein: MYRDLSQPIESGMQTFPGDPAVDVSRAATIPEDGVAVRELHCGSHTGTHIDAPAHTEPDGDTLEDRDVGEYVFDARFVDVSPCEPRERIGAEAIVDALEVDDSADLLAIRTGHDAHWNTDAYRDHPYLAPEAASLLREAGCGVATDTLSPDPTPSPTSTDVEPADEPEGFPAHRELLGADLPVLENLTNLAGLPDRFTLYAFPLPLREGDGAPVRAVAALE, from the coding sequence ATGTACCGCGACCTCTCGCAGCCGATCGAATCCGGGATGCAGACGTTTCCCGGCGACCCCGCAGTCGACGTCTCGCGGGCCGCGACGATCCCGGAGGACGGCGTCGCGGTCCGGGAACTTCACTGTGGGAGCCACACCGGGACCCACATCGACGCGCCGGCACACACCGAACCCGACGGCGACACGCTCGAGGACCGCGACGTCGGCGAGTACGTCTTCGACGCCCGGTTCGTCGACGTCTCGCCATGCGAGCCACGCGAGCGGATCGGAGCCGAAGCGATAGTGGACGCCCTCGAGGTCGACGACTCGGCGGACCTGCTGGCGATCCGGACCGGCCACGACGCCCACTGGAATACCGACGCGTACCGCGATCATCCGTACCTCGCGCCGGAGGCGGCGAGCCTGCTCAGGGAAGCCGGCTGTGGCGTGGCGACCGATACGCTGAGCCCGGATCCGACGCCGTCGCCCACGTCGACCGACGTCGAACCGGCGGACGAACCCGAGGGCTTCCCCGCCCACCGCGAACTCCTGGGGGCGGACCTGCCGGTCCTCGAGAACCTGACGAACCTCGCGGGGCTCCCCGACCGGTTTACCCTCTACGCGTTTCCACTGCCGCTGCGGGAGGGCGACGGCGCGCCGGTGCGGGCGGTTGCGGCGCTCGAGTAG
- the serB gene encoding phosphoserine phosphatase SerB yields MTVVAFDFDGTLSDSEMTVLLGERRGVADDMAAITERAMNDEIGYAESLRERAALLEGLPAEDARTAFDEVELREGAADLVADLNDAGVTTAILTGGFERGVAAALEREGASVDHIVSNRLPMEDGRLTGEVEGPLIEGTKDDALEELAADVGVDLADTVAVGDGANDLPMLEVAGLSIGFEPKPAVEPACDVVVNSMDEARGTLVEEGVLADD; encoded by the coding sequence ATGACAGTCGTCGCCTTCGACTTCGACGGGACGCTTTCCGACTCCGAGATGACCGTCCTGCTCGGCGAGCGCCGCGGCGTCGCCGACGACATGGCCGCGATCACCGAGCGCGCGATGAACGACGAGATCGGCTACGCCGAGAGCCTGCGGGAACGCGCGGCCCTGCTCGAGGGGCTGCCGGCCGAGGACGCCCGGACAGCCTTCGACGAGGTCGAACTCCGCGAGGGGGCGGCCGACCTCGTCGCCGACCTGAACGACGCGGGCGTCACCACGGCGATCCTGACCGGCGGGTTCGAACGCGGCGTCGCGGCCGCGCTCGAGCGTGAGGGCGCGTCGGTCGACCACATCGTCTCGAACCGACTCCCGATGGAGGACGGGCGGCTCACCGGCGAGGTCGAGGGCCCGCTAATCGAGGGCACCAAGGACGACGCGCTCGAAGAACTGGCCGCCGACGTCGGCGTCGACCTCGCCGACACCGTCGCGGTCGGCGACGGGGCCAACGACCTGCCGATGCTCGAGGTTGCGGGCCTCTCGATCGGGTTCGAACCGAAGCCAGCCGTCGAACCCGCCTGCGACGTCGTCGTGAACTCCATGGACGAAGCCCGCGGGACGCTCGTCGAGGAGGGCGTCCTCGCGGACGACTAA